Proteins from a genomic interval of Zingiber officinale cultivar Zhangliang chromosome 1B, Zo_v1.1, whole genome shotgun sequence:
- the LOC121982994 gene encoding F-box/kelch-repeat protein At1g15670-like has product MVEGELIPGLPEEVARECLIRLPLDALRAAQGVCRHWKRDVASPPFHRLRKAAGLARPVIALVQSDPDRTVSTAGKHSFPSPLLYRMALFEPVTGVWTSPPMIPRRPHGLPLFCQMAAVGRELVVIGGWDPRTWAATDEIHVYDLVSGVWRHGARMPGPRRSFFASAAAEAEGRWMVFVAGGHDESKNALRSALAYDVAADAWVQLPDMTRPRDECKGFFAGGAFRVLGGYPTEAQGQFSRTAEAFDVAAWRWAAELEPALEEAASPRICVVAEQGKIYMCREGREVEMFEEGSRGGWRRVAELPREVRATLQMVAWEGGLMVLCSGGHRRALVAYVLDMDGEDEKGTKTWREVAVPWKYSGRVQASCSFLV; this is encoded by the coding sequence ATGGTTGAGGGCGAGCTCATACCAGGGCTTCCGGAGGAGGTCGCCCGCGAGTGCCTCATCCGACTGCCACTCGATGCCCTCCGCGCTGCCCAGGGCGTCTGCAGGCACTGGAAGCGCGACGTCGCCTCTCCGCCCTTCCACCGCCTCCGCAAGGCTGCCGGCCTAGCTCGACCTGTCATCGCCCTCGTCCAGTCCGATCCCGACCGCACCGTCTCCACCGCCGGCAAGCACTCCTTCCCTTCCCCTCTTCTTTACCGCATGGCCCTGTTTGAACCGGTCACCGGCGTCTGGACCTCGCCCCCGATGATTCCCCGCCGTCCACACGGCCTCCCTCTCTTCTGCCAGATGGCCGCCGTCGGGAGAGAGCTGGTGGTGATCGGAGGGTGGGACCCTCGCACCTGGGCTGCGACCGACGAGATCCACGTCTACGACCTTGTGTCCGGGGTCTGGCGCCACGGCGCGCGGATGCCGGGCCCGCGACGGTCCTTCTTTGCCAGCGCCGCCGCTGAGGCGGAGGGGCGGTGGATGGTGTTCGTGGCTGGCGGGCACGACGAAAGCAAGAACGCGCTGCGCTCCGCCCTGGCCTACGACGTGGCGGCGGACGCGTGGGTGCAGCTGCCGGACATGACGCGGCCGCGCGACGAGTGCAAGGGGTTCTTCGCCGGCGGCGCCTTTCGCGTTCTCGGGGGCTACCCCACGGAGGCGCAGGGTCAGTTCTCGCGGACCGCCGAGGCATTCGACGTGGCCGCCTGGCGGTGGGCCGCGGAACTGGAGCCTGCGCTGGAGGAGGCGGCGAGCCCGCGGATCTGCGTGGTGGCCGAGCAAGGGAAGATCTACATGTGCCGGGAGGGAAGGGAAGTGGAGATGTTTGAGGAAGGCAGCAGAGGGGGGTGGCGGCGGGTGGCGGAGCTGCCGCGGGAGGTGAGGGCGACACTGCAGATGGTGGCGTGGGAAGGGGGGCTGATGGTGCTGTGCTCAGGTGGCCACCGCCGGGCTCTGGTGGCGTATGTTTTGGACATGGACGGTGAGGATGAGAAGGGGACGAAGACGTGGCGCGAGGTCGCCGTGCCGTGGAAGTACTCGGGCCGTGTCCAGGCTTCCTGCAGCTTTCTAGTGTAG
- the LOC122043027 gene encoding uncharacterized protein LOC122043027 yields the protein MAEVKKTLGNGEIFNDRGLNQESELKKAEYVVEDGSHSEQKAEVVGLLESLETFNFAFTLHLLKNILGVTNEISQIFCHDIIIPDMNEVRVLKGRSRRKALVVTNLHYYKVVEIMTLGNQLDNYFMDMNSTKEFANLKGIGSLARKLVETRRDIVYPLVYKLIKLALVLPVTTTIVERAFSAMKIVKNRLRN from the exons ATGGCTGAAGTTAAAAAAACACTTGGAAATGGAGAAATTTTCAATGATCGTGGCTTAAACCAAGAATCTGAGCTTAAAAAAGCTG AATATGTAGTGGAAGATGGTTCTCATTCAGAACAGAAGGCTGAAGTTGTTGGTCTTTTGGAGTCTTTAGAAACATTTAATTTTGCTTTCACTTTGCATTTATTGAAGAACATTTTGGGTGTTACAAATGAGATTTCTCAGATTTT TTGCCATGATATTATAATTCCAGACATGAATGAAGTTCGAGTTCTCAAGGGTAGATCAAGACGTAAAGCTCTAGTTGTTACCAATTTACACTATTACAAG GTAGTTGAGATTATGACATTAGGTAATCAGCTTGATAATTATTTTATGGATATGAACTCTACTAAAGAGTTTGCAAATTTGAAAGGAATAGGAAGTCTTGCGAGAAAATTAGTTGAAACAAGAAGAGATATTGTATATCCATTGGTGTATAAGCTTATTAAACTTGCACTTGTGTTACCAGTGACTACAACAATTGTGGAAAGGGCATTTTCTGCTATGAAGATTGTGAAAAATCGACTTCGAAATTGA
- the LOC121983005 gene encoding cyanidin 3-O-rutinoside 5-O-glucosyltransferase-like, with product MPHSWHRRRAAVTRRFSINKKDGHLCFVIELVRANVRSKAVDMDSGLRHFLFVTFPSQGHINPVVHLARRLAGSAGVLSTFALSISSYNRMFTNGDVPNDGLVAYAPISDGYDDGIKEESQFNHFMSQLKSVGSRSLSALLDSLAAAGRPATCVVYTIFVPWAADVARRHRIDSALYWIQPATLFSIYYHYFHSYDAVIAANLHDLSYVVNFPGVPPVRIRDLPSFITTIVPDDDFYSIFTVLKELFESLDSETTATMKPKVLMNSFDDLEPDAIASVVEHFRLFTVGPVVPSWSFTGEAEEDKEAAAVRHIRWLDAQEEGSVVYVSFGSYMKLRQRELEQLLNGLRESNRPFLWVVRENNRGELDGQMEEEEAGKGKGMVVEWCDQVKVLAHRAVGCFVTHCGWNSVTEGLVCGVPTVGAPRWSDQKTVATLAEVAWGTGVRAEVDEEGAVTTAELRRCLEVVMGGGEAGERMRRKAAEWSGRARDAVSDGGSSDRNLRTFVEAIRKGKLRD from the coding sequence ATGCCTCATAGTTGGCATCGTCGCCGAGCGGCGGTCACACGTCGCTTCTCTATAAATAAAAAGGACGGCCATCTCTGCTTCGTCATTGAATTGGTTCGCGCAAACGTGCGATCCAAGGCCGTCGACATGGATAGCGGCCTTAGGCATTTCCTGTTTGTCACCTTCCCCTCCCAAGGCCATATCAATCCCGTCGTCCACCTCGCTCGCCGCCTCGCCGGCAGCGCCGGCGTCCTCTCCACCTTCGCGCTCTCCATCTCCAGTTACAACCGCATGTTCACCAATGGAGACGTACCTAACGATGGCCTCGTCGCCTACGCTCCCATCTCCGACGGCTACGACGATGGCATCAAGGAGGAGTCGCAGTTCAACCACTTCATGTCTCAACTCAAGAGTGTCGGCTCGAGGAGCCTTTCCGCCCTGCTGGACAGCCTCGCCGCCGCCGGGCGCCCCGCCACCTGCGTCGTGTACACCATCTTCGTGCCGTGGGCGGCCGACGTGGCGCGCCGGCACCGCATCGACTCTGCCCTCTACTGGATTCAGCCGGCCACCCTCTTCTCCATTTACTACCACTACTTCCACAGTTACGACGCCGTCATCGCCGCCAATCTCCATGACCTTTCCTACGTGGTGAACTTTCCCGGCGTGCCGCCGGTCCGGATTCGAGACCTTCCTTCTTTCATCACCACCATCGTTCCTGACGATGACTTCTACTCGATTTTCACCGTGCTGAAAGAATTATTCGAGTCTCTCGACAGTGAGACCACGGCGACAATGAAACCAAAGGTGTTGATGAACTCCTTCGACGATTTGGAGCCCGACGCAATCGCGTCGGTCGTCGAGCACTTTCGCCTCTTCACCGTCGGGCCGGTTGTGCCGTCGTGGTCGTTTACGGGTGAAGCAGAGGAGGATAAGGAGGCGGCGGCAGTGCGGCACATAAGGTGGCTGGACGCTCAGGAGGAGGGGTCGGTGGTCTACGTGTCATTCGGGAGCTACATGAAGTTGAGGCAGCGGGAGTTAGAGCAACTGCTGAATGGGTTGAGGGAGAGCAACCGGCCGTTCTTGTGGGTGGTAAGGGAGAACAACCGCGGGGAATTGGACGGCcagatggaagaggaagaagcagGAAAGGGGAAAGGGATGGTGGTGGAGTGGTGCGATCAGGTGAAGGTGTTGGCACACCGCGCGGTGGGGTGCTTCGTAACTCACTGCGGATGGAACTCAGTGACGGAGGGTCTGGTGTGCGGCGTACCGACGGTGGGCGCTCCACGGTGGTCGGACCAGAAGACGGTGGCAACGCTGGCGGAGGTGGCGTGGGGGACGGGGGTGAGGGCGGAGGTGGACGAAGAAGGCGCGGTGACGACGGCGGAGCTGAGGAGGTGCTTGGAGGTGGTGATGGGAGGAGGGGAGGCGGGGGAGAGGATGAGGAGGAAGGCGGCGGAGTGGAGTGGGAGGGCGAGGGACGCCGTGAGTGATGGAGGATCGTCCGATCGAAATCTAAGGACTTTCGTGGAAGCAATTAGAAAGGGAAAACTAAGGGATTAG
- the LOC122043036 gene encoding transcription repressor OFP11-like, translated as MGRNKSTSCVPKPSKQSISKLLIHLWFTSRRRLVGGPSSAGRQVTAAGEATAAVNLSHVDRYLLENFPSLFGGRSPADADGHEDKHNGGRDYDDICWSYYISRPDEVSPRLTLPSPRAMQASDRFFVPATARASSSLAEEAGLQAGAAECGGEAVVRISSKPYEDFRRSMEEMVEAQGPGRRPDWEFMQRLLFSYLELNEQSLHGEIVRAFTDLTSSIRCATRTGRRT; from the coding sequence ATGGGGAGAAACAAATCCACGAGTTGCGTCCCCAAACCAAGCAAGCAGTCGATCAGCAAGCTTCTTATCCATTTATGGTTCACGTCGCGCCGCAGACTCGTCGGCGGCCCCTCCTCCGCAGGCCGACAGGTCACCGCTGCCGGAGAAGCAACTGCTGCCGTAAACCTCTCCCACGTCGACCGTTACCTCCTCGAGAACTTCCCATCTCTTTTCGGCGGCCGCAGCCCCGCCGACGCCGACGGACATGAAGACAAGCACAACGGCGGCCGCGACTATGACGACATCTGTTGGAGCTACTACATCTCGCGGCCGGACGAGGTGTCTCCGCGGCTGACGCTTCCCTCGCCGCGCGCGATGCAGGCGTCGGATCGGTTTTTCGTGCCTGCGACTGCGAGGGCCTCGAGCTCGCTGGCGGAGGAAGCGGGGCTGCAGGCGGGGGCGGCGGAGTGCGGCGGGGAGGCTGTGGTGAGGATTTCTAGCAAGCCGTACGAGGACTTCCGGCGGTCGATGGAGGAGATGGTGGAGGCGCAGGGGCCGGGGCGGCGGCCGGACTGGGAGTTCATGCAACGGCTGCTCTTCTCGTATTTGGAGCTCAACGAACAGAGCCTCCACGGGGAAATAGTCAGGGCGTTCACCGACCTGACGTCCAGCATCCGATGCGCGACGAGAACTGGCCGCCGGACTTGA
- the LOC121983016 gene encoding FRIGIDA-like protein 4a — MAAQALAGDRINEHLSDLEAQRALLDNCIFLWKSLSNHWNALHLTVAERSQAFDADLQSLDSRTQRALDSISGRESSLCDREFIAAATIRERRDAVLAEIEQPDARGPPAAKSDLRGLLRWYARRMDSAGLWRFVASRRKALCLLWREITDAIDESVDPPRLVIDAVEDFLIHPIEDGKDRNWALGMLLHSLLGSDGTKCPDVAESIRERAVTVAESWKEKFVLKTEEGEREEPMGGSEAQIFLQMVATFGLRSRFEEDFLLKLITEHASRKEMAKLATAMGFREQLSVVIDKLIKTEKEIEAIYFVHQSGLIDRFPPESLLKMHLESSKKKSNSILKDGNNSPGALQESSNLEITALRSIMKCVEICNLESKFNTTEIKRRLAVLEKAKANSKKPAVSKKSHGKRPISIGATAPFHRAKAARTSNTPHASFSRHPLASRIPPAHHS; from the exons ATGGCGGCCCAAGCCCTCGCCGGCGATCGAATCAACGAGCACCTCAGTGACCTAGAAGCGCAGAGAGCTCTCCTTGACAACTGTATCTTCCTATGGAAGTCCCTCTCCAACCACTGGAACGCCCTCCACCTAACAGTCGCCGAACGATCCCAAGCCTTCGACGCCGATCTCCAATCTCTCGACTCGAGAACCCAACGGGCCCTCGATTCCATCTCCGGGCGCGAATCTTCTCTCTGCGACCGTGAGTTCATCGCCGCTGCCACCATTCGGGAACGACGTGATGCCGTCCTGGCTGAGATCGAGCAGCCCGACGCCCGCGGCCCTCCCGCCGCGAAATCCGATCTCCGCGGTCTTCTCCGTTGGTACGCGCGACGCATGGACTCAGCTGGGCTGTGGCGCTTTGTCGCATCGCGCCGCAAGGCCCTCTGCTTGCTCTGGAGGGAGATAACCGACGCCATAGATGAGTCGGTCGACCCCCCGCGGCTGGTAATCGACGCAGTGGAGGACTTCCTGATCCACCCTATCGAGGATGGCAAAGATCGGAACTGGGCTCTAGGGATGCTGCTTCATTCGCTGCTCGGTTCAGATGGGACAAAGTGTCCAGATGTAGCAGAAAGTATCAGGGAGAGGGCAGTTACTGTGGCTGAGTCGTGGAAGGAAAAGTTTGTCCTGAAGACTGAGGAAGGAGAAAGGGAAGAACCAATGGGTGGTTCGGAGGCACAAATATTCCTTCAGATGGTGGCAACCTTTGGACTGAGGTCACGTTTTGAGGAGGATTTCTTGTTGAAGTTGATTACGGAACATGCTTCCAGAAAAGAAATGGCTAAGCTTGCTACTGCAATGGGATTTAGAGAGCAATTGTCAG TTGTCATTGACAAGTTGATAAAGactgaaaaggagattgaagCTATTTACTTTGTTCATCAGTCTGGTTTAATCGATCGTTTTCCCCCTGAGTCCCTTCTCAAAATGCATCTCGAATCCTCCAAGAAAAAATCCAATTCCATATTAAAGGATGGCAATAATTCACCTGGTGCATTG CAAGAGTCGAGCAATCTGGAGATAACTGCTTTAAGATCCATAATGAAGTGTGTGGAGATTTGCAACCTTGAATCCAAGTTCAACACCACTGAGATAAAAAGGCGTCTTGCAGTATTGGAGAAAGCCAAGGCCAATAGCAAGAAGCCTGCAGTTTCAAAGAAATCTCATGGCAAGCGACCTATATCGATAGGTGCGACTGCTCCATTTCATCGTGCCAAAGCAGCCAGGACATCAAATACGCCTCATGCTTCTTTCAGTCGGCATCCACTCGCCTCTCGTATCCCACCAGCTCATCATTCCTAA